A genomic region of Planococcus kocurii contains the following coding sequences:
- a CDS encoding helix-turn-helix domain-containing protein, with product MLVTELILAIMKTVDRQRTVSSPYHLIKGKKSGQTIQDIGYFGLYPYFGVLPKLDKKAYDQVVQGLFSQGYLLANEQVIELSEKALKLSVAPSSLNGWKYRGNENLFFSRLSLIVQTLSHVSQRVKSFDPVVSNEEVQNWVKRYLQRIQFRDLAVVQAFKKELFTTLAETDISETHKMILIERLTGFAISGLTWQQIADSKKLSLLDVQLMTVEALHGWMAVIEQSKPQLIVGLMEGIIQQSSLTETAQRTEKLFERGFSLEQIASLRQLKTSTIEDHVVELAMNDPYFNYIPFVGHEQYEAIIAESRRQKTKRLREIKEFLPEVSYFQIRLALAIRRERR from the coding sequence TTGTTAGTTACTGAACTCATTTTAGCCATTATGAAGACTGTCGATCGGCAGCGAACCGTCTCTTCTCCCTATCATTTGATAAAAGGAAAGAAGTCTGGGCAGACGATACAGGATATTGGTTATTTCGGCCTTTATCCTTATTTTGGCGTGTTGCCAAAACTGGATAAGAAAGCTTACGATCAAGTAGTTCAAGGCTTGTTTTCGCAAGGTTATTTACTAGCAAATGAACAAGTTATTGAACTATCCGAAAAAGCGTTAAAGTTAAGTGTTGCCCCGTCGTCGTTGAATGGTTGGAAATACCGAGGGAACGAAAATTTGTTTTTTAGTCGCTTGTCACTAATTGTTCAAACTTTGTCCCACGTCAGTCAACGCGTAAAAAGCTTTGACCCCGTTGTCAGTAATGAAGAAGTGCAAAATTGGGTGAAAAGATACCTGCAACGGATTCAGTTTCGTGATTTAGCTGTAGTTCAAGCGTTTAAAAAAGAACTCTTTACTACATTAGCCGAAACGGACATTTCTGAAACACATAAAATGATTTTGATCGAGCGTTTAACGGGTTTTGCGATAAGTGGCTTAACGTGGCAGCAAATTGCCGATTCTAAAAAACTATCCTTACTGGATGTTCAATTGATGACTGTAGAAGCTTTGCATGGTTGGATGGCAGTGATCGAACAGTCCAAGCCTCAATTGATAGTAGGTCTCATGGAAGGCATTATTCAGCAGTCTTCCTTGACCGAAACAGCGCAGCGCACAGAAAAGTTGTTCGAAAGAGGATTTAGCTTGGAACAAATTGCGTCACTACGCCAATTAAAAACCAGTACGATCGAAGATCATGTGGTCGAATTGGCAATGAACGATCCTTATTTTAACTATATCCCATTTGTGGGTCATGAACAGTACGAGGCAATTATTGCCGAAAGCCGACGTCAAAAAACGAAAAGATTACGTGAAATCAAAGAATTTTTACCTGAAGTCAGTTATTTTCAAATACGTCTTGCGCTAGCGATTAGGAGGGAACGAAGATGA
- a CDS encoding RecQ family ATP-dependent DNA helicase, translating into MNLDELLYSSYGFSSFRPGQREIIERVVAGEDVIALLPTGMGKSICYQLPAKVLPGSILIVSPLLSLMQDQVVQLKKMGEKSVVAINSFLKPEDKEKIMSKLGSYKFIFISPEMLVQPFIKQKLKQIQISLLVADEAHCISQWGFDFRPDYLRISEILPFLNSPQVLALTATATDKVTKEIKEYLALKKPFVYCHPMDRKNIVYDLKKFDDSREKVDFLKKFVQKFNGPGIIYAGTRKKSQQLSMLLTEQGISSAFYHGGMEHQDRIFVQQQFQNGEVQWICSTNAFGMGVHIPNIRHVIHFQLPTSIEGYVQEVGRAGRDDKPALATLLYAQGDEVLLESLVMDDLPTQHEIEAVYSKGATATYLIDQGIVRETAFRVIAYWITKLPLDGVIKQMELLRKGKRQQAVKIRELISRETCLRSYIIECFDQQLIDKPTNCCVNDGIDYQIFEAFSSPKEKRLPLEWQDRLSVILPM; encoded by the coding sequence ATGAATCTCGACGAATTATTGTATTCAAGCTATGGTTTTTCTTCATTTCGTCCTGGTCAGCGCGAAATTATCGAGCGAGTAGTCGCAGGTGAGGATGTTATTGCGCTACTGCCAACTGGAATGGGCAAATCTATTTGTTATCAATTGCCTGCTAAAGTTTTACCAGGAAGTATCTTAATCGTTTCACCTTTATTGTCTCTCATGCAAGATCAAGTGGTTCAATTAAAAAAAATGGGAGAGAAATCCGTAGTAGCCATCAACTCATTTTTAAAGCCAGAAGACAAAGAAAAAATTATGTCTAAGCTCGGCTCTTATAAATTCATTTTTATATCCCCAGAAATGCTTGTACAACCGTTTATTAAACAAAAATTAAAGCAGATACAAATTTCGCTGCTAGTTGCTGATGAAGCACATTGTATTTCGCAGTGGGGGTTTGATTTTAGACCAGATTACTTGCGGATTTCAGAAATTTTGCCTTTTTTGAATTCCCCTCAAGTATTGGCACTGACGGCAACTGCTACGGACAAAGTCACCAAAGAAATAAAAGAGTATTTAGCTTTGAAAAAGCCGTTTGTGTATTGTCATCCGATGGATCGAAAAAACATTGTGTATGATTTGAAAAAATTTGATGACAGTCGTGAAAAAGTAGATTTTTTGAAAAAATTTGTTCAGAAGTTTAATGGTCCCGGTATTATCTATGCAGGAACTAGAAAAAAGTCCCAGCAACTGTCTATGCTTTTAACAGAGCAAGGAATTTCTTCAGCTTTTTACCATGGGGGTATGGAGCACCAAGATCGCATTTTTGTCCAGCAACAATTTCAAAACGGAGAAGTGCAATGGATTTGCTCCACAAATGCATTTGGCATGGGTGTTCATATTCCGAACATTCGTCACGTCATCCACTTTCAACTGCCGACTTCTATCGAAGGATATGTGCAAGAGGTTGGAAGAGCTGGTAGAGATGATAAACCGGCTTTAGCTACTTTACTGTATGCACAAGGGGACGAGGTATTGCTCGAAAGTTTAGTGATGGATGATTTGCCAACACAGCACGAGATAGAAGCAGTTTATAGCAAAGGAGCTACTGCGACTTATTTAATCGATCAAGGAATCGTTCGGGAGACAGCTTTTCGAGTAATCGCTTATTGGATAACAAAGTTGCCTTTAGATGGTGTTATCAAGCAAATGGAATTGCTGAGAAAAGGAAAAAGGCAACAAGCGGTAAAAATTCGTGAATTGATTTCGCGCGAAACTTGTCTGCGGAGTTATATCATCGAATGCTTTGATCAACAGCTAATAGATAAACCGACCAACTGCTGCGTTAACGACGGAATTGATTATCAGATTTTTGAAGCCTTTTCTTCACCGAAAGAAAAGCGATTGCCACTTGAATGGCAAGACCGTTTAAGTGTAATATTACCTATGTAA
- a CDS encoding LysM peptidoglycan-binding domain-containing protein, whose product MGNQSYHESIEKNRQEISVDKNSALSRAGQRQAQKPKTKKTKNLLMPALFFIFILIPVSLLIYVAFVFEPDDSLTAKPAENEVSFEMNAQPSQSSVAAADEEKEKAEKAKVEEAKAEKAKAEKAQADAEKEKVEKAEAEAKAQAEVKAKAAAEVAAKEKADVEAKAVAEAQAKKEAEANAQAEAQAKKETQAEADKKEEIPSANGKTYVVQSSETLYRIAVNNYGAAGAAAAVEKIKQANGLSSNSISPGQTLVLP is encoded by the coding sequence ATGGGGAATCAAAGTTATCATGAGTCGATTGAAAAGAATCGACAGGAAATATCGGTGGACAAAAATTCGGCATTGTCGAGAGCGGGTCAGAGACAGGCACAAAAACCCAAAACTAAAAAAACTAAAAATCTTTTGATGCCTGCATTATTTTTTATATTTATCTTAATTCCGGTTTCTTTGCTGATTTATGTAGCTTTCGTATTTGAACCCGACGATTCATTGACAGCCAAACCTGCAGAAAATGAAGTGAGTTTTGAGATGAATGCCCAACCATCCCAATCTTCTGTTGCTGCAGCTGATGAAGAAAAAGAAAAAGCTGAGAAAGCCAAAGTAGAAGAAGCCAAAGCTGAGAAAGCCAAGGCGGAAAAAGCACAGGCCGACGCTGAAAAAGAAAAAGTAGAAAAAGCGGAAGCGGAAGCTAAAGCACAAGCTGAAGTAAAGGCTAAAGCTGCTGCAGAAGTAGCCGCCAAAGAAAAAGCTGATGTAGAAGCCAAAGCTGTAGCTGAAGCACAGGCGAAAAAAGAAGCGGAAGCTAATGCACAAGCTGAAGCACAGGCGAAAAAAGAAACACAAGCTGAAGCAGATAAAAAAGAGGAAATACCAAGTGCTAATGGTAAGACTTACGTAGTACAATCTAGCGAAACGCTTTACCGTATTGCAGTAAATAATTACGGAGCGGCAGGAGCAGCAGCAGCGGTAGAAAAAATCAAACAAGCTAATGGCTTGAGTTCGAATAGCATTAGTCCGGGTCAAACTTTGGTTTTACCTTAA
- a CDS encoding CBS domain-containing protein, with translation MFVKSVMVEREKCYAVKMDDSVQVGFDLLEKHTIDALPVVEGTEYKGIFTWYHAYRAFFYSGKTKEDFISSTKVSDVIVNEDTYLSINDVYEKALMELNDFPIIAVVEKHQFLGIVTRFDIVNQLQSAFGMNQSGYRITFTSVESEGRIGRLGEIIEKYKESVISLVTFDETNKMVRRIVLKIKKKDNIDRFVKELEKSGFRVLDIAEDK, from the coding sequence ATGTTTGTTAAAAGTGTAATGGTTGAAAGAGAAAAATGTTATGCAGTTAAAATGGACGATTCGGTACAAGTAGGCTTTGATTTACTAGAAAAACACACAATTGATGCTTTGCCTGTAGTTGAAGGCACTGAGTACAAAGGAATCTTCACTTGGTATCATGCTTATCGTGCGTTTTTCTATTCAGGAAAAACAAAAGAAGATTTTATTAGCTCAACTAAGGTCAGCGATGTAATCGTGAATGAAGACACTTATTTGAGCATCAATGATGTCTATGAAAAAGCATTAATGGAATTAAATGACTTTCCAATTATTGCAGTAGTTGAAAAACATCAATTTTTAGGAATTGTTACTCGCTTTGATATTGTCAATCAATTACAAAGTGCCTTTGGGATGAACCAGTCAGGCTATCGTATTACGTTCACTTCAGTAGAATCAGAAGGGCGTATTGGACGATTGGGAGAGATTATCGAGAAATACAAAGAGTCGGTTATTTCACTTGTTACTTTTGATGAAACCAATAAAATGGTTCGTCGCATCGTTCTAAAGATTAAAAAGAAAGACAATATCGATCGTTTTGTCAAAGAGCTTGAGAAATCTGGTTTCCGAGTATTGGACATCGCAGAAGACAAATAG
- a CDS encoding metallophosphoesterase gives MKIALAALAFLLVMVRNAFAEKLIQQTVKLPTDKAFEPFKLLFIADIHRRVIKADLIKFPVDVIVIGGDLVEKGVPLERVQENIKNLRACAPVYFVWGNNDREVDENKLREIFNQFDVIVLEDESVALFGNEQLRLVGLDHFAYKPNGFKNAFENVKENDTVLFVSHTPFDFWKVKGPYSANLLLAGHTHGGQIRIGPFGLFDKGSMKIKKDRIELISNGFGTTTLHLRLGAQAEYHVLTITPAVRKDKKLS, from the coding sequence ATGAAAATCGCTTTGGCAGCGCTCGCTTTTCTGCTAGTGATGGTGCGCAATGCCTTTGCAGAAAAGCTCATCCAGCAAACGGTTAAATTACCCACAGACAAAGCATTCGAACCGTTCAAGCTTCTTTTTATTGCTGATATCCATAGGAGAGTCATTAAAGCAGACTTGATCAAGTTTCCTGTCGATGTGATTGTAATCGGCGGCGATTTAGTAGAAAAAGGCGTACCGCTTGAACGGGTTCAAGAAAACATAAAAAACTTACGTGCTTGTGCACCTGTGTATTTTGTGTGGGGCAATAACGACCGGGAAGTAGATGAAAATAAACTCAGAGAAATTTTCAATCAATTTGATGTAATTGTGCTAGAGGATGAGTCGGTAGCTTTGTTTGGCAATGAACAGTTGAGGTTGGTCGGACTTGATCATTTTGCCTATAAACCGAACGGATTCAAAAATGCTTTCGAAAATGTTAAAGAAAACGATACTGTGTTGTTTGTCTCACATACACCTTTTGACTTTTGGAAAGTAAAAGGACCATATTCAGCCAATTTGTTGCTGGCTGGTCATACGCACGGCGGTCAAATTCGGATTGGTCCATTCGGTTTATTCGATAAGGGCTCAATGAAAATAAAGAAGGACCGAATTGAATTAATCAGTAATGGTTTTGGTACGACGACTCTGCATTTGAGACTGGGTGCACAGGCAGAATATCATGTGCTAACAATCACGCCTGCAGTTAGAAAAGATAAAAAATTGTCATAA
- a CDS encoding YpdA family putative bacillithiol disulfide reductase: MEYVDALIIGGGPCGLSTAIELKKRGLETVVIEKGNIVNAIFNYPTHQTFFSTSEKLAIGDVPFIIEGRKPKRNQALVYYREVVKRSGIKVRPFEIVERVEKDELFTVVTSKAQYEAKYVIAATGYYDQPNKLEVEGAELPKVMHYFKEGHPYFDQDVLVIGGKNSAVDAALALHKAGSRVTVSYHGTSYSKSIKPWILPEFDGLVRKGEITMLFDSMVDRITNSTVELTVNDQKETLSNQFVFAMIGYHPDHQFLKSMGISIDSISGRPTFDEQTMETDIDNLYIAGVIAAGNNANEIFIENGRFHGQQIAEAIAEKEHRP, from the coding sequence ATGGAATATGTAGATGCGCTTATTATTGGCGGTGGACCTTGTGGGTTATCGACCGCAATCGAATTGAAGAAACGTGGATTGGAAACAGTAGTTATTGAAAAAGGCAATATCGTCAACGCGATTTTCAATTACCCAACACACCAAACTTTTTTCAGTACGAGTGAAAAACTAGCGATTGGCGATGTGCCCTTTATTATAGAAGGACGGAAACCAAAACGAAATCAAGCTTTGGTTTATTACCGGGAAGTGGTTAAAAGAAGTGGTATTAAAGTGCGGCCGTTCGAAATCGTGGAACGTGTTGAAAAAGATGAACTATTTACTGTGGTCACTTCAAAAGCTCAATACGAGGCGAAATATGTAATAGCAGCAACAGGCTATTACGATCAGCCAAATAAGCTTGAAGTTGAAGGGGCAGAACTGCCAAAAGTGATGCATTATTTCAAAGAGGGGCATCCCTATTTTGATCAAGATGTGTTAGTAATCGGCGGTAAAAATTCGGCTGTAGACGCGGCTCTAGCTTTACATAAAGCTGGTAGTAGAGTGACAGTATCTTATCACGGCACGAGTTACTCCAAAAGTATCAAGCCGTGGATTTTGCCGGAATTTGATGGTTTAGTGAGAAAAGGTGAAATTACGATGCTGTTCGATTCAATGGTGGATCGCATTACAAACAGCACGGTAGAACTGACAGTCAATGACCAAAAAGAAACACTTTCTAACCAATTTGTTTTTGCTATGATTGGCTATCATCCAGATCATCAGTTTTTAAAATCAATGGGCATTTCCATCGATTCGATTTCAGGTCGACCGACTTTTGATGAACAAACAATGGAAACAGATATAGACAATCTATATATTGCCGGTGTAATAGCTGCAGGCAACAATGCCAACGAAATTTTTATAGAAAATGGACGTTTTCATGGGCAACAAATTGCAGAAGCGATTGCTGAAAAAGAACATAGACCTTAA
- a CDS encoding asparaginase, whose amino-acid sequence MKKKVSLITTGGTIASREISDGLLESGAISGKELAELCQLPEEIEVKVVDVFQLPSMHIGFEQMLTVREAILQEFQDPEVEGIVVTHGTDTLEETSYFLDLTIDDDRTVVITGSQRSPEEVGTDVYSNLRNSIYVAVNPNLRGIGAVVVFNERIYSAKYVKKVHSSNLQGFDSFGHGYLGIIDNDMVRVYQKPIIHEVHAVTKSLPRVDIIKCYSGQDGFVIDQLVAGPSKGIVLEAAGRGQVSPHMVDAIDRAVRQGIPVVLTTSAEEGNTYPVYSYPGSAHDLLNRGVILGSDYDSKKARIKLAVLLSVEEHVKADAFNR is encoded by the coding sequence ATGAAGAAAAAAGTATCATTAATTACAACGGGTGGTACCATTGCAAGTCGGGAAATTTCTGATGGGCTTTTGGAGTCTGGTGCAATTTCAGGGAAAGAATTGGCGGAACTTTGCCAACTCCCAGAAGAAATTGAAGTAAAAGTAGTCGATGTATTCCAATTGCCAAGCATGCATATTGGTTTTGAACAGATGTTGACAGTTAGAGAAGCGATTCTACAAGAATTTCAAGATCCTGAAGTTGAAGGAATCGTTGTCACACACGGAACAGATACTTTGGAAGAGACTTCTTACTTTCTGGATCTGACAATCGATGATGATCGGACTGTGGTCATTACAGGGTCACAGAGATCTCCTGAAGAAGTTGGCACCGATGTCTATTCAAACTTACGCAATTCAATTTATGTAGCAGTAAATCCTAATCTGAGAGGAATTGGAGCTGTTGTGGTCTTTAACGAACGAATTTACAGTGCGAAATATGTGAAGAAAGTGCACTCCAGTAATTTACAAGGCTTTGATTCGTTTGGGCATGGCTATCTCGGCATTATTGATAACGATATGGTACGTGTTTACCAAAAACCAATTATCCATGAGGTGCATGCTGTAACAAAGTCGTTGCCTCGGGTCGATATTATTAAATGTTATTCAGGTCAAGATGGTTTTGTTATTGATCAGCTAGTGGCAGGGCCGTCAAAAGGGATTGTTTTGGAAGCAGCAGGTAGAGGGCAGGTATCTCCGCACATGGTAGATGCAATTGATCGAGCTGTAAGACAAGGAATACCGGTCGTTTTGACAACGAGTGCTGAAGAAGGCAATACTTATCCGGTTTATAGTTATCCAGGTAGTGCTCATGATTTGTTAAATCGTGGCGTTATTTTAGGGAGTGATTACGATAGTAAAAAAGCGCGCATCAAGCTCGCTGTTTTATTGTCAGTCGAAGAACATGTGAAAGCAGATGCTTTTAATCGGTAG
- the prsW gene encoding glutamic-type intramembrane protease PrsW, with the protein MIILLTVAIAPGLALFSYLYLRDQFAGEPSKLIFQSFVYGAVLTFPILFVQYVFNAEGVFTNSFMQNVLFSSVIEEFFKWLVLLIAVYRHVDFEDPYDGILYGASVSLGFATIENILYLLEFGLETAFIRAFLPVSSHALFGVVMGYYFGKAKFSKSHKRRRWIGWALVSSVILHLAYNSSLYVYDNIIYGAIPFMLFLWWFGLRKVKQAHQLSMSHYGEDPSSIPSEE; encoded by the coding sequence ATGATCATTTTATTAACTGTAGCAATAGCCCCGGGTCTGGCGCTTTTCAGTTATTTGTATTTGCGCGATCAATTTGCGGGTGAACCGTCAAAACTGATATTTCAAAGTTTTGTGTACGGAGCCGTATTGACGTTCCCGATTCTTTTTGTTCAATATGTATTCAATGCTGAAGGTGTCTTTACGAATAGCTTTATGCAAAATGTTTTGTTTTCGAGTGTAATTGAAGAGTTTTTTAAATGGTTGGTCCTGTTAATTGCAGTCTATCGTCACGTCGATTTCGAGGATCCTTACGATGGAATTTTGTATGGGGCGAGTGTTTCTCTTGGATTCGCTACAATTGAGAATATTTTGTACTTACTTGAGTTCGGATTAGAGACTGCTTTTATACGAGCATTCTTGCCGGTATCGAGCCACGCGTTATTTGGTGTTGTCATGGGCTATTATTTTGGGAAAGCCAAATTTAGTAAAAGCCATAAGCGCAGACGGTGGATTGGTTGGGCACTTGTCAGTTCGGTAATTCTTCACTTGGCATATAATAGTAGCCTGTATGTTTATGATAATATTATATACGGAGCTATTCCATTTATGTTGTTCTTATGGTGGTTTGGTCTTCGGAAAGTTAAACAAGCTCACCAACTGTCCATGTCGCATTATGGTGAAGATCCTTCTTCTATACCGTCAGAAGAGTAA
- the cmk gene encoding (d)CMP kinase, producing the protein MVKPIQIAIDGPAAAGKSTIAKIVAEKLGYVYIDTGAMYRAITLKALTEKINLASNEEAGKLLQKTEIDLQPSEDGQLVFLDKKDVTEAIRSQHVTKAVSQMAAHELVRLRMVELQQQLAEGRGVVMDGRDIGTHVLPSAALKVFMSASVEERARRRFEENKNRDILTPLEELQAEIAMRDKMDSERKVAPLRKAEDAIFLDTTNLTIDQAAGEILKLAEERLM; encoded by the coding sequence TTGGTGAAACCGATACAAATAGCAATCGATGGACCAGCAGCTGCGGGAAAAAGCACAATTGCAAAAATCGTAGCAGAAAAACTGGGCTATGTTTACATCGATACCGGTGCCATGTACCGAGCTATTACATTAAAAGCATTAACAGAGAAGATTAATTTGGCTAGTAATGAAGAAGCCGGTAAATTACTACAGAAAACTGAAATTGATTTGCAACCGTCAGAAGACGGACAGCTCGTATTTCTTGATAAAAAAGATGTGACTGAGGCAATTCGTTCTCAACATGTCACAAAAGCTGTGTCTCAAATGGCCGCTCATGAACTGGTTCGTCTTCGGATGGTTGAATTGCAGCAGCAATTAGCAGAAGGGCGCGGAGTCGTCATGGATGGTCGAGATATCGGCACGCATGTCCTTCCAAGTGCTGCTTTAAAAGTATTTATGTCGGCATCGGTTGAAGAACGTGCAAGAAGAAGATTCGAAGAAAACAAAAATAGAGATATTTTGACTCCGCTTGAGGAGCTTCAGGCGGAAATAGCTATGCGGGATAAAATGGACAGTGAACGCAAAGTAGCGCCTTTGCGAAAAGCGGAAGATGCTATTTTTCTTGATACAACTAACCTGACAATTGATCAGGCAGCCGGAGAAATATTGAAATTGGCTGAAGAAAGGTTGATGTAA
- a CDS encoding lysophospholipid acyltransferase family protein, whose protein sequence is MNLYAVGKGLVKTVLSPLYRFEVIGIENFPKEGGILLCSNHINALDPPVVGMTAPRTVHFMAKEELFNAPILKSILPKVNAFPVKRGMSDREALRTALKILKSGEVVGLFPEGTRSTDGVLQKGLSGAGFFALRGNADVMPCAIIGPYKAFRKVRVVYGEPIRMAPFRERKASVDEVTEAIMSSIQNILNDYASNK, encoded by the coding sequence GTGAACTTATATGCAGTTGGAAAAGGACTTGTAAAAACAGTATTAAGCCCATTGTATCGTTTCGAAGTAATCGGAATTGAGAATTTCCCGAAAGAAGGCGGCATTCTTCTTTGTTCGAATCATATCAATGCACTCGATCCGCCTGTTGTTGGAATGACCGCTCCTAGAACGGTTCATTTCATGGCAAAAGAAGAATTATTCAATGCGCCGATACTCAAATCAATTTTGCCGAAAGTAAATGCTTTTCCCGTAAAACGTGGAATGAGCGACCGAGAAGCTCTTCGGACGGCATTAAAAATATTGAAAAGTGGAGAAGTTGTCGGTTTGTTTCCAGAAGGAACACGCTCGACAGATGGAGTATTACAAAAAGGCCTTAGCGGAGCAGGTTTTTTTGCACTTCGTGGCAATGCAGACGTTATGCCTTGTGCAATTATCGGACCGTATAAAGCGTTTCGAAAAGTGCGCGTAGTTTATGGCGAGCCAATCCGCATGGCACCTTTTCGTGAACGAAAAGCTTCAGTCGACGAGGTAACTGAAGCCATTATGTCGAGTATCCAGAATATTCTTAATGACTATGCGAGTAATAAGTGA
- the rpsA gene encoding 30S ribosomal protein S1 produces the protein MSEETNMMENRDFQTGDRVKGVVAKIEEKAVTVTIEGAPFDGIIPISELSSLHIEKASDSVEVGDELDLIITKIEDENFVLSKRKVDAELAWGELEKKFESGEIIEAEVKDVVKGGLVVDLGVRGFVPASLVEDYFVESFEDYKGKELTFKIVEMEKENNRLILSHRAVIEKEKESQKEKVMEKIHAGDELKGKVQRIASFGAFVDIGGVDGLVHISQLSHEHVEKVSDVVTEGQEVTVKVLSVDRDSERISLSIKDTLPGPWDTIDEKAPKGSVHTGTVKRLVSYGAFVEVLPGVEGLVHISQIAHKHIATPNEELSEGQEVQVKVLEVNKADKRLSLSIKELQEKQGDQDFSNYEMPEESSGFSISDVIGDKLKGFKPE, from the coding sequence ATGTCAGAGGAAACGAATATGATGGAAAACCGTGACTTCCAAACAGGAGATCGCGTCAAAGGGGTAGTAGCAAAAATAGAAGAAAAAGCAGTCACGGTAACAATTGAAGGTGCACCATTTGATGGTATTATTCCAATCAGTGAGTTATCAAGTCTGCATATTGAAAAAGCATCAGATTCGGTAGAAGTTGGAGATGAACTGGATTTGATCATTACAAAAATTGAAGATGAGAATTTCGTTTTATCCAAGCGTAAAGTGGATGCCGAACTGGCATGGGGCGAATTGGAGAAGAAATTTGAGTCTGGTGAAATTATTGAAGCTGAAGTTAAAGACGTTGTAAAAGGCGGTTTAGTGGTCGACTTAGGTGTCCGTGGATTTGTCCCGGCTTCTTTAGTGGAAGATTACTTTGTTGAGTCTTTTGAAGACTATAAAGGAAAAGAATTGACGTTTAAAATTGTAGAAATGGAAAAAGAAAATAATCGGTTGATTCTTTCGCATCGTGCCGTTATCGAAAAAGAAAAAGAGTCGCAAAAAGAAAAAGTGATGGAAAAAATCCATGCTGGAGATGAGCTGAAAGGCAAAGTGCAACGTATTGCTTCTTTCGGTGCTTTTGTTGACATCGGTGGTGTAGATGGTTTGGTCCATATTTCACAGTTGTCTCATGAACATGTGGAAAAAGTTTCTGATGTCGTAACCGAAGGTCAAGAAGTTACGGTCAAAGTACTATCTGTCGATCGGGATTCAGAACGTATTTCGTTGTCTATTAAAGACACGCTTCCTGGACCATGGGACACGATTGATGAAAAAGCACCAAAAGGTTCTGTTCATACTGGAACGGTTAAGCGTCTTGTTAGTTATGGGGCGTTTGTAGAAGTTCTACCGGGTGTAGAAGGTCTTGTTCATATTTCACAAATTGCACACAAACACATCGCAACGCCGAATGAAGAATTGTCAGAAGGTCAAGAAGTGCAAGTTAAAGTACTTGAAGTCAATAAAGCGGACAAGCGGTTGTCTCTTAGTATTAAAGAATTACAAGAAAAACAGGGTGACCAAGATTTCTCGAATTACGAAATGCCTGAAGAGTCCTCTGGTTTTTCAATTAGTGATGTGATCGGCGATAAACTAAAAGGTTTTAAACCTGAATAA